The stretch of DNA TCAGAACCTCCAAGTTAATGAAACCCTTTCCATAGATTGGGAGGCCGATATCCCCCGTGTGATTTGGGATCAGGGCTCCGCGATTAATGATTCGTCCTGTGTAAGCTGCGGCCAGTGTGTCACGATTTGTCCGTGCAACGCACTGATGGAGAAATCCATGCTCGGCGAAGCCGGCTTCATGTCCGGTGTGGGCGAGGAAGTGCTGGAGCCGATGATCGACATCGTTAAGGCTGTTGAGCCTGGCTATAGCGGAGTGTTCGCTATCTCTGAGATCGAAGCTGCAATGCGGGACACTCGTACGCGTAAGACCAAGACGGTCTGCACCTTCTGCGGGGTAGGCTGCTCCTTCGAGGTCTGGACCAAGGGACGCAAGATTCTCAAGGTTCAGCCTTCTCATGATGCACCGGTCAATGCCATCTCTACCTGTGTGAAAGGAAAATTCGGATGGGACTTTGTGAACAGCGACCAGCGCCTGACTACCCCGCTGATCCGTCAGGGAGATGCATTTGTTGAAGCTACCTGGGACGAAGCTCTATCCCTAGTGGCGGAGCGCCTAGGCTCGATCAAGAAAGAGTACGGCTCTGACAAGATCGGCTTCATCTCTTCTTCCAAGATTACCAACGAAGAGAATTATGTCATCCAGAAGCTGGCCCGTCAGGTCTTCGAGACGAACAACATCGATAACTGCTCCCGCTACTGCCAGTCCCCGGCTTCAGACGGATTAATGTCAACCGTCGGCATTGGCGGCGACTCGGGCACGATCAAGGATATCGCATCAGCCGGACTCGTTATTCTGGTTGGCTGCGCCCCAGCCGAAGGACATCCCGTGCTGGCTACCCGCATCAAGCGGGCTCACAAGCTGCACGGCCAGAAGCTGATCGTTGCCGACCTGCGCAAGCATGAGATGGCGGAGCGCTCCGATCTGTTCATTCGTCCAAAGCAGGGAACCGACTTTGTATGGCTGACCGCCGTGACCAAATACATGATCGATCAAGGCTGGCATGATGCAAGCTTCATTACCGATCATGTCAACTTCTTCGCAGAATACGAGAAAGTCTTAGAGAAATACACCCTTGAATTTGCTGAGCAGGAGACTGGTCTCTCCCGCGCGGAGCTGATCTCGATTGCCGAGATGATCCGTGATGCGGACGGAACCGCTATCTGTTGGGGGATGGGCGTTACCCAGAATATCGCCGGCTCTCACACCTCTGCGGCAATCTCTAATCTTCTGCTGGCTACAGGCAACTATATGCGTCCTGGCGCTGGCGCTTATCCGCTCCGCGGACATAACAATGTACAGGGCGCCTGCGATATGGGCACACTGCCGCCATGGCTGCCGGGCTATCAGCATGTATCGGATGATGAAGCGCGCAAGCGGTTTGAGGAAGCCTATGGCACGCTGATTTCTCCCGTGCCGGGCAAAGACAACATCCGCATGCTCGATGATATCGAGCTTGGCGAGATGAAAGCCATGTACCTCGTTGGCGAAGATATGGCTTGGGTTGACTCCAATGCCAACCATGTGCATGAAGTGCTCAGCAAGCTGGATTTCTTCGTCGTTCAGGATGTCTTCCTGTCCACGACTGCGCAATTTGCGGACGTCATTCTTCCTGCGGCGCCTTCGCTCGAGAAAGAAGGAACCTTCTCGAATACAGAACGCCGGGTTCAGCGCCTCTACCAGGTATTCGAACCGCTTGGCGAATCCAAGCCGGACTGGTGGATTACAACCCAAATCGCCAAGCATATGGGCTTCGATTGGGGCTATACCCATCCGTCTGAGATTTTTGCCGAGATGGCGAGCTTGACTCCGTTCTTCTCTGGCTGCAGCTATGACATGCTGGAAGACTGGGGCAGCTTCCTGTGGGGCTCCGCATCCGGTGAAAGCACCCCGCTGCTCTATACGGACGGCTTCTACTTCCCGGATAAGAAGGCCCGCTTCTCGCTGGTGGAGTACGTTCCTCCCGTGGAATATCCAGCCGAGTTCGATCTCGTGCTGAACAACGGGCGCCTGCTGGAGCATTTCCATGAAGGCAACCTGACGAATAAGTCGCAGGGGATTAACCACAAGTTCCCAGACGTATTCGTAGAAGTATCTCCTGAGCTAGCGAAAGAACGAGGTGTCGAAGACGGCTCCCTGGTCCGGCTGGAATCGCCTTATGGTGCGATCAAGCTGCGGGCGCTTGTCACCGACCGGGTGCGCGGACATGAGGTTTATGTGCCCATGCACTCCAACAGTCATGAGAGTGCGGTCAACCTGCTTACCGGATCAGCCGTGGATGTACGGACACACACTCCTGCCTATAAGCAAACCAAAGTGCGCATGCAGATTCTTAACGTGAAGGGCGTTAACCCGCTGCCGCAGACAAATCCTCGCTATAAGAAGCGCAACCCGCAGAACGGGGTTGAAGTTCAGCGGAAGTGGAACCGTCAGGATTTCGTATCGCTGGTAGACTAGATCACGGAAGGAGACAGACCGATGGCAAAACCCATTTCCCTTGTCAAAAAGCGGATGATTACCGAGGAAGAACGCCAGGAACAGACCATTCAGCGTCTAAAACAGCAGCTTGCCGAGAGCAATGAGGCGCTAGAGAAGTCCTTGGTCATTCTGAATGAGCTGCATCAAAGCGGCATTCTTGAAGCAGCCGAATCCATGCTGAAGGCCAAAGCCAAAATTGCAGAAATTGCGCTGGGACAAATCTCGCGTAAAGAGGTTACTAACCTAATCAATAACGGCATGGCTGCAGCCGGGGCTCTCACGAATATTGATCCGGCCCAGACATCGAAGCTGATGAATGGCTTGACTTCAGGCATTCAGGAGGCGAATGCCTCGACCGGAGGCGCCAAGAAGATCGGATTGTTTACGCTCATGAAGTCCCTTAAGGATCCGGATGTGAACCGGGCTCTTGGGTTTGGGCTTAACTTCCTGAAGGGCCTCGGCCGAGGACTTCAGGACAAAGATGAACCGAACGCTTAAGGCTATTTCTTCTATTAATATAAAATGTGCAATCTTTTCTCAGATGCATACATGAAGGGGCATTCTCTTTGCAGGAATACTGCAGAGAGAACGCCCCTTTGTCTATCGTTGTGGCAGCTTCTTTACATCTAACTGGTTATGACTGCAACCTTTTTTTTGCAAAAATATGGTATAAAGCGAACAAAAATTGTATTATATAACCATATCGAAAATCAAGAGTATTTCATAGATGCAGATATAGAAAGGACGCTTCGCCCCATGAGTGCATTACCCCAGTTTGAAGAATCGGACATCATTTGCAAAATGATTACTGACAGCTTTGAAGTGAACATTTTCAAGTCAGATGAACAAGGAAAGCTTCTTTCCAGCACAGTGAAAGACTTGCCTGCCCACCCATTGAAAAAAAACTGGCAGGAGCTTTTGCACCCTTATCTTAGCCAAATAGCCCCATCACCCTATCCGCAGTGGGTATCAACCCCTTATCTCGAAAACTTTCTTATTATTCCGATCGTCCAGTTTGAGTGGAATTTCGGGCATTTAATCATCGGCCCAGTCCTGGAGGCTGTTCTCACAGATCAGGTCGTTGACGGCCTAATGTATGATCATCGGATTCCCCAGGAGCGCAGAAAAGAGCTATTGGAATATTACAGAAATATTCCGATTTATAGCGGCACCAAGCTTCTTCAGATAGGAATACTCCTCTATTACTCCATTTACCGAAAGCAGCTTGATATGAAAGAGTTGATAGAGCATATGGAGAAGGACAACTCCCACGCCATAAAAGTGAAGGACAGGCTAAATAACCATTTGAATAAGAGTTATCAGAACCCGCCACAGCAGCATAACTACTTACTTGAACAGCAGGTGTTACAGTGTATTCGGGAAGGGCGTAAGGATGAGCTGATGCAATTTGCAGAGCTGCACCGACAGCATGAGGGGATCGGCATACTTTCCCAGAAGAGCCACCTGCGGCATCTGAAGAATGTCGGCATTTGTTCTATTACACTTTACACGCGGGCGAGTATTGAGGGCGGGCTTCATCAAGAGGTCGCCTTTCCATTAAGTGATCTGTATATTCAAGAGCTTGAGGAGCTGCATACGGCTGAAGAGATCTATACCCTGCTAGACCATGCCTTATCTGACTTTACAGGCAAAGTTCAGGAGATCAAGGAGCTGCAGTACAGCAAGCCCGTCACGATATGCAGAAGGTATATTTTCAACCATATCTACCAGCCGATTACGCTGGAGCAGCTTGGAGAAGCATCAGGCCTTCATCCCGGTTATTTATCACGTTTGTTCAAACGAGAGGTCGGTATAGGAATCAACCAGTACATAAGACAGGAACGGATTGAGGAAGCCAAGAAGCTGTTAAAATTATCGGATTATCCACTATCCAAAATTTGCTTGATGCTAAACTTTAACGATCAGAGCTATTTCACCAAGACCTTTAAGGCGATGACAGGCGTCACGCCAGGACAATACCGTAACGCCGCGCATAACGAGCCGGCCACTAGCTAAGCTATCTTATCGTCTTCACAGGAGCGGTGAGATAGGCTTGCGCCTCCTCTAAGCTGTCAAAGGACGCTGCCATACTGCCAAACATCTGCTTCATCTGTATTCTTAATGTCACTGAAGGGGCGTAAAATGCCCACTTCGCAATGCCATGCTCTTGGCTGATGGGCCCCAATGATGCCAAGGCTACAGCAACTTGTTGGGGAAATCTACGGCTTAAGCTTAAATCACCCAGCACGATAAACCCGGGCTTGGCCTGCTGAACGGCTTGTTTATAATACTCTATGTAATGAATTACTTCTTCCATGGTGATGCTTCGGATTGCGCAAGTAATCTGGTTGCTCTGTTCATTGTATGTAATCTCAAACATTGTACTTGTCCTCCTGTAACAACTTGATGCTAGATCTTTCTATTTGCGGTCTCTTGTCCTTAGCAGCTGGACCGTTCCATCCGGCAGCCAGCGGGCCTGCCTGCCTGTTCTGTAACTCTTTCTCTGAGGTCTCCAATTCCAGGGATCATTCATAAAAACATCTGTATCTGCCTCCCTCTCCTTGTCTTCGTCTTCCCATTCGAATTCCTTACCTAGGATCATTAATTCTCCCGGAATGAAGGCAGGCTGTAGGTGGCCGCATGAATCCAGAATGGCCCACTGCACACCTGCAATAGGCTTGATGCGCGGGAAGCGCTCCTCTTCCCTGGATATCAGCTGTATGCCTGCGATCCCTCCGCTCTGCGCCAGGCTGTAGCCAGCATACACTCTATACGGAGGCAGGCTGCCCGGCAAGCTGCCGCATAGTCCCCAGGTAAGCAGTGCACGAAGCGAGCGATTCTCTAACTTCATGATAGGAATGCTGAGCTCCGGGGGAATCAAAGTACAGGTGATTGCATGTTCATCAAAATAATGATACAGCCCTTCTGCATCCTTCGCCAGTTCTTCAGACACGATATGAAGGGTTGCCCCTGAGGCCAAATAAGCGGGGTAGCTCCAGCTAGGAATGCCTGTCTCCCACTGCTCAACAATTACCCCACGGTCATCGGGACTCAGTTCAAAATGCTGCCGATGCCAGGAAGCAAGCTGGACCAGCGTACGATGATCATAAACCCTCCTTTTCGCCACCCCCTCTGTATCGAAACTGTACAGCACACAGGCTCTGTCAAAAGCGGCCGGGCTTTTAGCAGGAGCACAAACAGCAGCCGGCTTCTGTAGAGCCTCCGCTGCATGAAGGGTTGGAATCTGAGTCGCCTCTAAGCGGTCATCAGGCTTTAGGAGCAGCAGAAGCTTAGCTCTGCTATTCTTAATCACATGCTGCGCCTGCTTCGCAGTGAATGACAGTGGGATGGGAATATAAGCGGCCCCGGCGGCCAGTATCCCTAACATAAGGGGCAGCAGAAGCAGATGAGGTATAACCTGAAGTGCAACGAGATCACCTCTGCCGATCCCATACCCGGTGATCACTTCTGCTAAGCGTTTTACGGCATGGTCTAACTGAGTGTATGTCAGCTTCTCTGTCCCATGAACGACAGCAGAATGCCCCGGCGTCTGCTCAGCCTGATCATTCAATAAAGTAAGCAGCGTCGCCCCCGGCAGCTCCGGCGGAGATGAGGCACTGAATTTGGTGTCAAGCTGCCGCTTCTCCTCGGAAGTTAACATCTCAACAGCGCTAATCGGCGTCATCGGAGTTTGAAGACCAGCCTCCAGCATATGATCCAAATGGCAGATCAGCCGGTCCACCATAACCCGGTGATAGCGATCGCTTCGGAACAAGGCTTCTACTTGAATTCCACCTTCGGCGAATTTGACATTAAGCAGAAGCTCACATCCTGACTCTTGGACTCTCTCCTTCGTTGACTTCGTTAGTTTGAGTCCTAGGGCAGCCCGAATCGGCAAGTCCTTTCCAAGAGAAGCGGACAAATTAACAAATTCCTGCGGTGCTATAGCTCGCTGGCCTTCCTGATCTATGCTGTCCTTCATCTGCTCGAAGGCAAACCCCAGCGGCCAGTTCAAGCCGAATTGAAGCTCCAGTGGGATCACTTGATCAGGCTGAGTGGTGATGGCTGCCAGCCACACGGCATGGCTTCCGTAGTAACGCTGAAGCACAAGACCCAAAGCCGTGCAGCATGCTGCCAAACGGTGTTCTGCTGACATGGCCAGCAGGCGCTGCCCGCCGAGCGAATAGGCCTTAATTATCGAGCCTTCGGTTATTTCATAGCCTGGATCTGATGATAAAGCTGGCACTGGAAGATCATTTACAAGGCTATCCTGGGTCTCTGTGCTTTGAAGACGGTGCCTCCAATATTCCAAATTATTTAACGGCTTGTCAGCCTCAATTATATTTCCCGGAGACATAGGATCCCCCCATTCTCGCATTGCCGTTCTTCACATTAACATAAAAAAAATAACCCGCCGCCAAGGAGAGTTACAAACATGGTTACGCCCAAGGACTCGGCAGCTGGCTGGCTGATGCAACAATTTTGCATGTAAGCCCCTAAAGCTTTGCGTCACCGCCTTCCGACGGGTTTGCCTTTTATAGATAAATAAATAATAATATTGCCAATTATGTAAATATAAATTGTATATTTTGGACTACCGGACTATTTCAAAAAATGACTATAGTATAATATATCTATGTATTATATTACCATAATGAGCTTACTTTACAATACACTCCCCTGGGATTTTGTATTTTTATGTCGAAAAATATCTTAGGTATAGCAAAAAAAGACCGCATTTCTGCGGTCTATGCCTATATTCATGTTATATGAATCTATGAATTAAAGTTATCCTTCAGATTATTCAACGCCATCCTTGAAATGGCTGCTCCAATGTTTATCGCCTTTATGATTAAGGTCTTCCGCAGTCTTCTCCAAAGTTTGCAGCAGCGCTTCCTTTACTTTGGCCACAGTCTCACGAAATACGGTCACCTCAGAGCCTTTAATCTTCTCTCCGTACAAAGCTTGCGCGGCATTGTATTCCCGATGCTCTTCCACCAGGTTCTCAATCGAAGCAAGTGCGTGTTCAACAAAATGAGTGAGCGTGTGATGCTCCTTCGAAAGAGACTGCTTCAAATCCTGAACTTTTGCTAATGTTGCCATAACAGATCACCTCTATAATAAATTGTAAATTTACAATCTGAAAAATTTCACGAAATTTTCAACAAATTCATTTTAATATGTAATAATTTATATTGCAATTAGAAAATTATTGTTTTATGAAATTTTTTATAAATGAGACCTATTTGCAAATGCAAGCTCAAACGAAGCGTAAAGAGCTGATTCGAGAAGATGAGCGATGGTTTTTGGGAAGTACGCCGAATTTTGTTGAGCGCTTTCATGAGGAAGGGTTGCAGAATTCAGAAGGGTAGTTATGTTTCTTACCAGGGGGATGCTGTACAATATTTCGTGGACACTTGATTTCGATCCAGAGAATGAATATGGCGAAAGCCTTAATTTGAAATTCTGTATCGGTGAATCTGTCATGGAGGCTTATTCGGTAATCAGTCAGCTATTCAGTTGGACTTTTTGTATTCATAGGGCGTTTTCCCCATGACTTCCTTAAATGCTTTTCTAAAGGACTTCACGTTAGGGAACCCGGTCTCATAGGAAATCTCAGTAAGCGATTTGTTCGTTGTATCCAGCAGCTCGATCGCCTTTTCCAGGCAAAGGATCTGCTTGTATTCCATAAATGTCTGGCCAGTGTATTCATGAAACATCCGGGACAAATAAGCCTTGGAATAACCGCATGTGCGAGCTGTTTCAGCCAAGCTAATATTTTCAGTATAGTGCTCTTTTATAAAATCCAAAATATCTTGAATTTTTTGCTGTTTGGCACTGCTGGTAGCGGATGTAATCTCGGCTATCTGGCCAAAATGTTGCACCAACCAATATTTGAGCTCAATGACCCGGCTCTGGGCCAGAATATAGTCATAGGTTCCTGTAGATATTTGCAGGTTATATATTTCCATTAGCAACGCTCTCAGGTTGGAGAGGATCGACTCTTCCAGCTGTCCTTCAGATGTGTTCAACTGAATGATAATCTGTTCGCCGGCAAAAAAGGATTCCGAAAAATGCAGCACAAGCACACGGTTCTCCGTAAGACTTTGAGTCGAGTGAGGGACATTGCTGTTAATGAACAACAAATCCTGATCCGTCAAAGTGGTTACTTTCCCTTCATGCCATACTCGCAGGCTTCCGCTAATACAGTAAATCAGCTCCATATTGCTGTGAAAATGCATCGGAATAACTCTCTCTGTATTGCTGGCTTGAAAAATAAAAAGGTTTATCAGTTTTTTTCGATCTATTTCAATATGTTCATACATCTTTTTCATTTTAACACCCCGTTAACAAGCCATGAACAATGAACCTGCGTGTTTCCTTGAAACTATACCCTGTTTCTTTATCTATTACTATATCTATAGCAAAATGCGTAATCAAGCAACATCGTATTAAAATGAAGGAACAACAAAAAAGAAGGCAGCTTTCTGCATAAGCGGATCACTGCCTTCTCTGAATGGCTTGTACATTCCAAGGAAAGCCTCTATAGTACAAGCACTATCTGATTATGACTGTAAATGCACCGTCATGATTGGCTCCTTAGAACCGCTGGGTTTCTGACTGTTATGTATCTCTACACGTCCACCAGATTCCAGCCCATCCGGAACAATTACTGGGCTAATCACTGACAGGCCCGCTGCCTTGATAGTGTCGATATTGAACTCGAGCAGCAATTGTCCCTCTCTTACCTTGGAACCGGTACTCACATGCGCTGTGAACCCCTCTCCTTTTAGTGACACCGTTTCGATGCCAACATGAATCAGAACCTGGATGCCACTTTTGTGCTCAATAATGACGGCGTGATTGCTTTTATCTATAATATAAGCAATTTTTCCGTCAAATGGAGCGTATACCTTACCTTCCGTAGGTTCTATAGCCACGCCTTCGCCCATATGACCTCCGGCAAACGCGGGATCAGGCACTTGTGTTAGCTCTACCACTCTCCCAGGAATTGGAGCTGTAATCTCCAGTGAATCTAATGCCTTTTTGTTTTTTCCCCATTGGAACATCCGAATCCCCTCCCTAATCTATACTTCTTTGCAATGGATACATGCTAAAGACTACTTCACTGCTGTCAGACTCAAAGCGCATGCTTCGCTCAGTGGTATCCTCCAAGAAATATCGCAAAGAGAACACTTCCTCCCCTTGATTCACAAAAAGCTCTATACTGGAACTTTCCATAAACATTTGCAATTCTGCAAGTGGATGACGGAGCACAACTCTGCGGTGTTCCTTCTGGTTCGTTAACCAGTTGGTTCTCCATACTGTCAGGCTGTTCTGCTCATGATCAAAGTCAACTAGAACGGCGTTTCTGATTACAATTCGGAAGCTTGCCGATTGATTGTTAAACCTCATGACAACTTCCGCTGCCAGGGAAGGCAGGGTCCATTGACCTCTGCTGTGAATTTCTCCATGCACTCCATCTTGTCTTAACAGTTGCAGCTCACGTAACGGTTGCTGATGCAGCACACCATCTTTCAGAACCATTTCTCTGGGAAGGGTTAGTGTATGAACCCAGCCTTCCCGGATCGTTGGAACGGCTTGTTCTGATTCTTCAGTCATAGCGCTCATCCATCCGAACATGATGATTCGATTGTTAATCTTGAATGATTGAGGAGCATAAAAATCAAATCCCCGATCGAGTTCGTTGAATCCGGACAGCTCGCCAAGAAATTGTCCGGTCTCTGAAATGCGGCCCACTATATAACCTGATTGATTCGGATTTCTATATTTGTCGCCTTCCTCCGGCAACCCTTGAGGAGAAAATACAAAGACATCATTTTCCGGAAACCGCATCACATCCGGGCATTCCCACATATACCCAAAGGAATGCTCCTGTTCAAGGAAGGATCCCTCCCACGACCAGTTGATCAAGTCTTCAGACTTGTAGACAAGCGCATCTCCCGTAAGATCTTCCCGCTGTGCGCCTACGATCAGCCACCAGTTCCCCTCACTGTCCTGCCATACTTTCGGATCGCGGACATGTCTCGTGTAGCCGGGAGGATGTTCGAACAACGGACCAAGCTTTCGGAACTGCTCTCCATCTTCAGAAACCGCCGCGCATTGATAGCTTTCTCTGCTTCCATCGTCCCGGATCACATTGCCAGTATAGAACAGGTACAGCTTCCCGTCATGAACGATGCTCCCGCCGGAATAGATACCGTCTTTGTCGTACGGTTCCGAAGGTACCAGCGCAGCTTTTTTCCTCCGCCAGTTTACCAGATCACTCGACACAACATGCCCCCAGCTTTTGTTTTTGTGTTCTGTGCCATAGGGATTCCATTGATAGAATACATGATATTGGTCTTGAAAGTAGGCCAGCCCATTTGGGTCATTCAGCAGACCCTGCGGCGGAGTAATATGATACTTCAGCTGATAAGCTTCACTTTTGCTCATGATCATGATTGTTCCTCCGACCGTAAGGAGAAGCTGAAATGAAGCGGAGTTTCCTGTGAACTTGTGCCAATATAAACTTCAAAGTCACCCAGCTCGCTCTGGTATTTCATACTGCTTCCATAGAATCTGAGCATATCTTCACGAATGGAAAATTGTACTGTTCCCGTTTCGCCGCTCCGCAAGAAGATCTGCCGGAAATCGGTCAACACCTTTACCGGCCTCGTCACGCTCGCAAACCGATCGCGGATGTACAGCTGGATCGTTTCTTTTCCGTCGAACCTTCCTGTATTAGACACGGATACTTCGATATCCACAGACTCATCCGGGCCGATTTCCTTCCGACTGACGGAAAGCAAGCTGCAATCGAATGTAGTGTAAGACTTTCCATACCCGAACGGGTACAGCGGTTCGTTTGCTTCATCTATATACCTGGATGCAAACCGGTAAGCGCCGTTTTCCGGCAAGTTTGGCCGTCCAGAATTGAGCTCATTGTAATAGACCGGAATTTGTCCAACACTGCGCGGAAAGGTCATTGCCAGCTTACCGGACGGATTAACCGTACCGTAAAGGATATTCGCCAGCGCTTCCCCGCCCATCGTTCCCGGATACCAGGCCTGAATGAGGGCGTCGGCTTGTTTCGCAACCTCTGTAAGAATTAAAGGACGTCCGCTATATACGATCACAACAAGCTTTTTACCCAATTGGCTCAATTCATGGAGCAGCTTCGCTTGCGTCTCCGGCAGTGTTGGATTCGTGCGTGAACCGCCCTCACCGCTCTGATAGATGCTTTCTCCCAAGGCCAGAACCACAACATCCGATTCGTTAGCATGACGGATTGCTTCCTGTAACAGAATGTCCTCATTGACCGTTTCAACAGGCAGCTTGTCCACATACTTCCCGAGGGGTTCCCGCGCATGATCAGGCAGCAGGTGCGCGCCTCTGCATACAGACATTTGGTCTGAATCTATATGCTTTAACAGCCCCTCTTTCAAAGTTACCGTGTCCGCTTCGTCTCCCTTGATTGCCCACATACCGAGTGTGGAGTGTTCCTCTGCGTATGGACCAATCAAAGAGATCTTGGTTTTCTTCGATAACGGCAGCAGATCCTGTTCATTCTTCAGCAGAACGATGGACTGCTCTGCCAGGGACCGTGCAGCCGTCTTATGCTCATCTGACAAAATGCGGGTTCCCTGCTGAAGAGTAGCTTTTAAACCGCGGAACGGATCTTCAAACAATCCCAGATCGTTCTTCAGCTTTAGAACTCGGTACACGGCGTCATTCAGGAGCTGTTCCAAGTGCTCGTTACCAGATATCACGCTTTCCAGTTGGTTGGCATACACAGCTGTCTTCATATCAATGTCAACACCTGCCATCAAGGCCAGCTTAGCGGCAGTCGCTGCGTCTTCTGCGTAACCATGCATGATTAATTCTTCAACAGCAGCGTAATCAGAGATCAAAACCCCATCAAATTTCATCTCCTGTCTGAGGAGATCCCGATTCAGCCATTCGTTACCTGTAGCGGGAATGCCATTCAGCGTATTAAAAGCCGTCATAACAAGCTTGGCCCCAGCATCAATTGCAGCTTGATAACCCGGTAAATAATATTCACGCAGCATATGCTCCGACATGTCCACGGCGTTATATTCCCGTCCGGCTACAGGCGCTCCGTAGGCGGCAAAGTGCTTGACACAAGCAGCGATTTTATCTTGGGGAACGCTTCCCGGCTGCTTGCCCTGGAGCCCATGTACTGTGCTTTCCGCATATTTCTTGGCCAGCAGTGTATCCTCTCCGGGGGATTCCATCACCCGGCCCCAGCGGGGATCTCTAACGATATCCACCATAGGGGAGAAGGTAACATGTATGCCTTCGTCATAACATTCACGGGCCGAAATTGAAGCCGCCTGCTCAATCTCTTTAAAGTTCCAGCTACATGCCTGTGCAAGCGGGATCGGGAAGATCGTTCGGTACCCGTAGATGATGTCCGCCATGAACAGCAGTGGTACTTTATGATTGGATTGTTCCAGATAATCCGTTTGCAGCCGGATAATTCTCTTTGGATCCGTCACGTTGAGGATGGAACCCGTGTTATACACATTATAATCAGAATGAAGTCCAAGTTTTTTCAGCGGTCCCGTGACCACCGTATCCAGATCTTTTTCAAAAAAATCACCGGTCAACTGAACCAGCTGACCAATTTTTTCTTCAACAGTAAGGCTGTCCAACTTCTCAAGCAGCAAATTGATATGCATGGTTCTCTCCACCTGTTATTTATTATTTATTTAGAATTAGCAGCTTTTTCTTTGAAACCAAACAACCAGGTGAGCGCGAATGCTACCCCAAATCCGATAGCGCAGACTGCAATGTATGGAATAATCTGCGAGTTCAGATACAGCAGCATACCCGGAATGACTGTAATCGACATACCTGTTGCCTGAACATCAAAAATCCGAGCAATGAATCCGGCGATCGCACCACCGATCAAGGCCATTAGAAACGGCTTGCCGTAACGAATATTTACGCCGAAAACGGCCGGTTCCGTAATACCGAGCAGCGCAGACAGAGAAGAAGGATAGGCAATGGACTTGGTTTTAAGACTTTTAGCCTTCAGACCTACAGCCAGTGCAGCTCCTGCTTGTGCAGCGATTGAACCGGAACTGATCGCATTGACCATATTCCATCCGGTATCACTCAGCATTTGAATTTCAATTAAGTTCAAGGCATGATGCAGCCCAGTTACAACAATAATTTGGTTAATACCTCCATAGATGAATCCGCCAATTCCGAACGGCAGCTTCAGAATCCATGTGACTGCTTCCAAGATTAGAACCTCAACCTCATGGAACACAGGGCCGATTACGAATAGTCCAAGCACTAAGGAGACCAGCAAAGTCAGGAACGGCGTCAAAATTAGATCGAGCGCAGCGGGAACGATTTTCCGAATCCTTTTCTCCAGCAAGGC from Paenibacillus sp. CAA11 encodes:
- a CDS encoding AMP-binding protein produces the protein MSPGNIIEADKPLNNLEYWRHRLQSTETQDSLVNDLPVPALSSDPGYEITEGSIIKAYSLGGQRLLAMSAEHRLAACCTALGLVLQRYYGSHAVWLAAITTQPDQVIPLELQFGLNWPLGFAFEQMKDSIDQEGQRAIAPQEFVNLSASLGKDLPIRAALGLKLTKSTKERVQESGCELLLNVKFAEGGIQVEALFRSDRYHRVMVDRLICHLDHMLEAGLQTPMTPISAVEMLTSEEKRQLDTKFSASSPPELPGATLLTLLNDQAEQTPGHSAVVHGTEKLTYTQLDHAVKRLAEVITGYGIGRGDLVALQVIPHLLLLPLMLGILAAGAAYIPIPLSFTAKQAQHVIKNSRAKLLLLLKPDDRLEATQIPTLHAAEALQKPAAVCAPAKSPAAFDRACVLYSFDTEGVAKRRVYDHRTLVQLASWHRQHFELSPDDRGVIVEQWETGIPSWSYPAYLASGATLHIVSEELAKDAEGLYHYFDEHAITCTLIPPELSIPIMKLENRSLRALLTWGLCGSLPGSLPPYRVYAGYSLAQSGGIAGIQLISREEERFPRIKPIAGVQWAILDSCGHLQPAFIPGELMILGKEFEWEDEDKEREADTDVFMNDPWNWRPQRKSYRTGRQARWLPDGTVQLLRTRDRK
- a CDS encoding helix-turn-helix domain-containing protein is translated as MKKMYEHIEIDRKKLINLFIFQASNTERVIPMHFHSNMELIYCISGSLRVWHEGKVTTLTDQDLLFINSNVPHSTQSLTENRVLVLHFSESFFAGEQIIIQLNTSEGQLEESILSNLRALLMEIYNLQISTGTYDYILAQSRVIELKYWLVQHFGQIAEITSATSSAKQQKIQDILDFIKEHYTENISLAETARTCGYSKAYLSRMFHEYTGQTFMEYKQILCLEKAIELLDTTNKSLTEISYETGFPNVKSFRKAFKEVMGKTPYEYKKSN
- a CDS encoding PTS sugar transporter subunit IIA translates to MFQWGKNKKALDSLEITAPIPGRVVELTQVPDPAFAGGHMGEGVAIEPTEGKVYAPFDGKIAYIIDKSNHAVIIEHKSGIQVLIHVGIETVSLKGEGFTAHVSTGSKVREGQLLLEFNIDTIKAAGLSVISPVIVPDGLESGGRVEIHNSQKPSGSKEPIMTVHLQS
- a CDS encoding glycoside hydrolase family 32 protein, whose protein sequence is MSKSEAYQLKYHITPPQGLLNDPNGLAYFQDQYHVFYQWNPYGTEHKNKSWGHVVSSDLVNWRRKKAALVPSEPYDKDGIYSGGSIVHDGKLYLFYTGNVIRDDGSRESYQCAAVSEDGEQFRKLGPLFEHPPGYTRHVRDPKVWQDSEGNWWLIVGAQREDLTGDALVYKSEDLINWSWEGSFLEQEHSFGYMWECPDVMRFPENDVFVFSPQGLPEEGDKYRNPNQSGYIVGRISETGQFLGELSGFNELDRGFDFYAPQSFKINNRIIMFGWMSAMTEESEQAVPTIREGWVHTLTLPREMVLKDGVLHQQPLRELQLLRQDGVHGEIHSRGQWTLPSLAAEVVMRFNNQSASFRIVIRNAVLVDFDHEQNSLTVWRTNWLTNQKEHRRVVLRHPLAELQMFMESSSIELFVNQGEEVFSLRYFLEDTTERSMRFESDSSEVVFSMYPLQRSID